The following are encoded together in the Babylonia areolata isolate BAREFJ2019XMU chromosome 18, ASM4173473v1, whole genome shotgun sequence genome:
- the LOC143292862 gene encoding growth factor receptor-bound protein 2-like — translation MEAIAKHDFIATAEDELSFKKGSILKILSKEDDKNWYRAEQDGREGYVPNNYINMKSHKWYMGNITRSEAEQKLLKGIYPDGTFLVRRSESAPGEFSITVKYADGVQHFKVLRDGAGKYFLWVAKFNSLNELVEYHRTSSVSRTHTILFRDFPIQNQYVEAKFDFEPQDADELGFRRKDRIRVLEQSNDNWWKGELNGRQGVFPATYVDLIENGDQP, via the exons ATGGAGGCTATCGCGAAACACGACTTCATTGCAACTGCTGAAGACGAGCTGAGTTTTAAGAAAGGAAGTATACTTAAG attctGAGCAAAGAAGATGACAAGAACTGGTACAGAGCAGAACAGGATGGACGAGAGGGCTATGTACCAAACAATTACATCAATATGAAAAGTCATAA GTGGTACATGGGTAACATTACTCGCAGTGAAGCAGAACAGAAGCTCTTGAAAGGCATTTATCCTGATGGAACATTCTTGGTCAGACGAAGTGAAAGTGCACCAGGAGAGTTCTCAATCACAGTCAA GTACGCTGACGGGGTGCAACACTTCAAAGTGTTGAGGGATGGAGCAGGCAAATATTTTTTGTGGGTGGCCAAGTTCAATTCCCTGAATGAGCTGGTGGAGTACCATCGGACCTCCTCTGTTTCACGCACACATACCATTCTTTTTAGAGACTTTCCCATACAGAATCAA TATGTGGAAGCCAAGTTTGACTTTGAGCCACAAGATGCAGATGAGCTGGGATTCAGGCGAAAAGATCGCATCCGAGTGTTGGAGCAGTCAAACGACAATTGGTGGAAAGGAGAGCTCAATGGCAGGCAGGGCGTTTTCCCTGCCACATATGTAGATTTGATTGAAAACGGTGACCAACCATGA